A part of Xenopus tropicalis strain Nigerian chromosome 4, UCB_Xtro_10.0, whole genome shotgun sequence genomic DNA contains:
- the LOC100485292 gene encoding uncharacterized protein LOC100485292 yields the protein MQEKLGIGLNPPVLFCLLLVSVSLPGTDPVGVKVSDSPVKVLRDQDGFIPCTITGYSSAELDLQRLSVHWTLGSGPVYMYDRGSHNPIRPGSELDVRLIKGNAGLSLAQVQVTDEGEYTCTVTYDNEQAEGRSALEVAVKPSASLVPPNVIIEEGTERGVTCRASNYYPETIKFQWIKQLSDGEHVVLHRGVSTNEPLENGDGTFSATSQLLLKPSMGDDGGKYSCVISHRSLGDSLVLDFTLSVKVSHLKILGAVLGTLAALILASCIWGYIIFLKKEPPRLSEITGAEYLVHMDKATLSCQISGYRPKTIDIRVYLRRKEGEEMEIYPRKSEPQTGSSAPRNHGNNSAEMDQLLHKGDVDNLPSTLRPLKINVFPDIKSSKRGIFNCQCTIRITPDIEEDDGAELTVRVTHSALKGPISVSCRLKVRKETMLLVMDEDYTVRVGPPPRDPTDNFHARAITLGRLDGFNVIVALSPTGKLFAIRDGNLYTGPVSSCVNQMLFSLDRRIGRSGWDMFKCISVDPHGLLWAVTHSGTVYKGPPPKDESIRWIGVQGTCVGEGNYKDTDSVFSDPQGALYAITSDGRIQMWVRPAETDSDWLDLGTALSQRDGRDSPHVISFCPEGNLWWVSKADGKLYKGPQPTQGNPGYWEKATFLGPDYHRYRLFGFIGATFIQKIQDFEFLPELGKTEVEKSIIVNAKIYNNSDGNETLSDTFSFKETIKEVSRCIHDHNIVFVGEAETTFTGGIPVIGMERASRISLDNNVTHRWDFTNTNEREITLSLQEPVVVGSGKTVRMDASVQKAKISAPYKVRLLTTQGRTVTIGGSWEGTTFYGLSATPREIQGEKAQGDLKLSLEDVYKE from the exons ATGCAGGAGAAACTGGGAATCGGCCTGAATCCCCCCGTCCTGTTCTGCTTATTACTGGTCTCTGTCTCACTGCCGGGAACTG ACCCAGTGGGAGTGAAAGTGAGCGACTCGCCAGTGAAAGTACTGAGGGACCAGGATGGGTTTATCCCATGTACAATCACTGGATACAGCAGCGCAGAACTGGACCTACAGCGCCTCTCTGTCCATTGGACCCTGGGATCCGGCCCAGTTTATATGTATGACAGAGGCTCCCACAACCCCATCAGGCCGGGATCAGAACTAGACGTTCGGCTGATTAAAGGCAACGCTGGGCTTTCCCTGGCGCAGGTACAAGTCACTGATGAGGGAGAATATACCTGCACTGTTACCTACGATAATGAGCAGGCAGAGGGGAGATCTGCTCTGGAGGTGGCAG TTAAACCCAGTGCCAGCCTGGTGCCCCCCAACGTTATTATAGAGGAAGGAACAGAGAGGGGGGTTACATGCCGAGCCAGTAATTATTACCCAGAAACAATAAAGTTCCAGTGGATAAAACAACTCAGTGACGGTGAACATGTTGTGCTGCACCGAGGAGTCTCCACCAATGAGCCGCTAGAGAATGGGGACGGAACCTTCAGTGCAACCAGTCAGCTGCTGTTAAAGCCTTCTATGGGGGATGATGGGGGAAAGTATTCCTGTGTCATATCCCACAGATCCCTGGGAGACTCTCTGGTTCTGGATTTCACTCTCTctgtaaagg TTTCACATCTAAAAATTCTGGGCGCTGTACTTGGAACCCTCGCTGCTCTGATACTCGCCTCTTGTATCTGGGGCTACATCATATTTTTGAAAAAAG AACCCCCCAGACTTTCAGAGATTACCGGAGCGGAATATTTGGTCCATATGGACAAGGCGACTCTCTCCTGCCAGATCTCTGGTTACCGACCAAAGACCATAGACATTCGTGTGTATTTGAGAAGGAAAGAGGGGGAAGAGATGGAAATTTACCCCAGGAAATCTGAGCCACAAACTGGTTCCTCTGCCCCACGGAACCATGGGAACAATTCAGCCGAGATGGATCAGTTGCTGCACAAAGGGGACGTCGATAACTTGCCCTCAACACTGAGGCCGCTGAAAATCAATGTATTTCCTGATATAAAATCAAGTAAAAGGGGTATTTTCAACTGTCAGTGCACAATCCGTATAACCCCCGACATAGAGGAAGATGATGGGGCAGAACTGACTGTGAGGGTCACTCACTCTGCCCTGAAGGGCCCCATCTCTGTGTCCTGTCGGCTGAAGGTGAGGAAAG AGACAATGTTACTGGTGATGGATGAGGATTATACAGTGAGAGTCGGCCCCCCGCCCCGGGACCCTACAGATAACTTCCACGCGAGGGCAATAACTCTGGGGAGACTTGATGGCTTCAATGTCATTGTTGCCCTGAGTCCTACTGGGAAACTCTTTGCCATACGGGACGGAAATCTCTACACCGGCCCAGTGTCGTCTTGTGTCAACCAAATGTTGTTCTCCCTCGACCGAAGAATTGGGCGCAGTGGGTGGGacatgtttaaatgtatttccgTTGATCCCCATGGGCTTCTTTGGGCAGTTACGCACTCAGGAACAGTCTACAAGGGCCCACCCCCAAAAGATGAAAGTATCAGATGGATTGGTGTCCAGGGAACGTGTGTAGGGGAGGGTAACTACAAAGATACCGACTCTGTCTTCTCCGACCCACAAGGGGCTTTATATGCAATAACAAGCGATGGTCGGATTCAGATGTGGGTCAGACCAGCAGAGACAGACAGTGATTGGTTGGACTTGGGAACCGCACTCAGCCAAAGAGACGGCAGAGATTCCCCCCATGTGATCTCTTTCTGCCCTGAGGGAAACCTCTGGTGGGTCAGTAAGGCTGATGGCAAACTGTATAAAGGGCCCCAGCCAACTCAGGGGAACCCGGGGTATTGGGAGAAGGCCACGTTCTTGGGCCCCGACTATCATCGTTACAGGCTATTTGGCTTCATCGGAGCAACGTTCATTCAGAAGATCCAGGACTTTGAGTTCCTCCCTGAACTGGGGAAAACTGAAGTAGAAAAAAGTATCATAGTAAATGCAAAGATCTATAATAACAGCGACGGAAACGAGACGTTGAGCGACACGTTCAG CTTCAAGGAAACCATAAAGGAAGTGAGCAGATGTATTCATGATCACAACATTGTGTTTGTGGGGGAGGCAGAAACCACTTTCACCGGGGGGATTCCTGTTATTGGCATGGAAAGGGCTTCCAGGATTTCCCTCGATAATAACGTCACTCACCGGTGGGATTTCACCAACACCAATGAGCGAGAG ATTACTTTGTCGCTACAAGAACCTGTCGTGGTTGGAAGTGGGAAGACTGTACGTATGGATGCGTCGGTCCAGAAAGCCAAAATAAGTGCTCCCTACAAGGTCCGGCTACTGACTACCCAAGGCCGCACTGTAACCATTGGGGGCAGCTGGGAAGGGACCACCTTCTATGGTCTGAGCGCGACACCAAGAGAAATCCAAGGAGAGAAGGCCCAAGGAGACCTGAAGTTGTCACTAGAAGACGTTTACAAAGAGTAG